Proteins from a genomic interval of Thermoanaerobacterium thermosaccharolyticum DSM 571:
- the rpe gene encoding ribulose-phosphate 3-epimerase, with protein sequence MEISPSILSADFGNLLSDIKKAEKEKPEFLHIDVMDGHFVPNITIGPLVIKALKGKTNIPFDVHLMIEDADKYIKEFAEAGAKNITVHQEACLHLDRTLQFIKSMGIMASVALNPATPLETLKYVLPSVDMVLIMTVNPGFGGQVFIEEMYEKIRELAYIRESRGLNFKIEVDGGINVDNINDVVFAGADVIVAGSSIFGSGDPGDNIKKLRGAVKR encoded by the coding sequence ATGGAAATTTCTCCATCTATATTATCTGCAGACTTTGGAAATTTATTATCTGATATAAAAAAAGCTGAAAAAGAAAAACCTGAATTTTTACATATAGACGTCATGGATGGACATTTTGTTCCAAATATTACAATTGGTCCATTAGTAATAAAGGCTTTGAAAGGTAAGACTAATATTCCTTTTGATGTACATTTAATGATAGAAGATGCTGATAAATACATAAAAGAATTCGCCGAGGCTGGGGCCAAAAATATCACGGTTCATCAGGAAGCATGTTTACATTTAGATAGAACATTACAGTTTATTAAATCTATGGGTATTATGGCTAGTGTTGCGTTAAATCCAGCAACACCGTTAGAGACATTGAAATATGTGCTGCCATCGGTTGATATGGTTCTGATAATGACTGTAAATCCTGGGTTTGGGGGACAGGTATTTATAGAAGAAATGTATGAAAAAATACGAGAACTAGCATATATTAGAGAAAGCAGAGGTTTGAATTTCAAGATAGAGGTTGACGGTGGGATTAATGTTGACAACATCAATGATGTAGTTTTTGCTGGAGCTGATGTGATAGTGGCAGGATCCTCAATATTTGGCAGTGGAGACCCTGGAGATAATATAAAAAAACTCAGAGGTGCAGTAAAAAGATGA
- the rsgA gene encoding ribosome small subunit-dependent GTPase A — MRLSGRIIRGIGGFYYVYTEHGIIECRARGKFRISNIVPIVGDNVDIDTENLKDGFIINIHNRKNELVRPPVSNVDQAIITFSIVNPALNRLQLDKMIILVELNGIHPVICINKIDLVTEDVFAPLYNLYKNLGYDVIATSKFDNIGIDKLKAMIIGKTSFFTGPSGVGKSSLINCIQGTNKQEIGDLSEKLLRGKHTTRNVELIPFENGYVLDTPGFTSLNLDIDETELKYYFRDFRNYELDCRFKSCLHINEPDCGVKIAVSNGLIDKIRYSNYLNLYNELKSNKRRRY, encoded by the coding sequence TATTATGTATATACCGAGCATGGCATTATAGAATGCCGTGCTCGTGGCAAATTCAGAATATCAAACATCGTACCAATAGTAGGGGATAATGTTGATATTGATACAGAAAATTTAAAAGATGGTTTCATAATAAATATACATAACAGAAAAAACGAATTGGTAAGACCGCCAGTATCTAATGTTGACCAAGCTATAATAACTTTTTCTATTGTAAATCCTGCTTTAAATAGATTGCAGCTTGATAAGATGATTATATTAGTAGAATTGAATGGAATACATCCTGTAATATGCATAAATAAGATTGATTTAGTAACGGAAGATGTTTTTGCACCACTATATAATTTGTATAAAAATTTAGGCTATGACGTTATTGCCACTTCAAAGTTTGACAATATTGGTATCGATAAATTAAAGGCGATGATAATTGGAAAAACATCATTTTTTACAGGACCATCTGGTGTAGGGAAATCATCGTTAATTAATTGTATACAAGGAACTAATAAGCAGGAAATTGGAGATTTGAGTGAAAAGTTGTTAAGAGGAAAACATACCACAAGAAATGTCGAACTTATTCCTTTTGAAAACGGCTATGTATTAGATACGCCTGGTTTTACCTCTTTGAATTTAGACATAGATGAAACTGAACTTAAATATTATTTTAGAGATTTTAGAAATTATGAACTAGATTGCAGGTTTAAGTCGTGTTTGCACATAAATGAACCTGATTGTGGTGTAAAAATTGCCGTAAGTAATGGATTAATAGATAAAATACGATATTCTAATTATTTAAATTTATATAATGAGTTAAAGTCTAATAAAAGGAGGAGATATTGA